One window of the Tachypleus tridentatus isolate NWPU-2018 chromosome 10, ASM421037v1, whole genome shotgun sequence genome contains the following:
- the LOC143228639 gene encoding small integral membrane protein 20-like has translation MANLSGWRYAGFLGGIVGLIGVALYPIVVYPYFHAEEYKDMQKKTRDGINQEEIQPGGMKVWTNPFEKKTKS, from the exons ATGGCTAATTTAAGTGGTTGGAGGTATGCGGGGTTTCTAGGTGGAATTGTAGGTTTGATTGGTGTAGCACTTTATCCAATTGTAGTATATCCGTACTTTCACGCTGAAGAATACa AAGACATGCAGAAGAAGACAAGAGATGGAATTAACCAAGAGGAAATCCAACCAGGAG gcATGAAAGTTTGGACAAATccatttgaaaagaaaacaaaaagctgA
- the LOC143228640 gene encoding uncharacterized protein LOC143228640 isoform X2, which produces MILVAGNFLNAGGYAGRAAGFKMRSLLKLTDIRANKPGMNLIHYVAMQVEKKDPTLVKFSEELPSLEEATNLFIFRVSIDNMKVEVTNLRDKVTIVSTQVMNADSQIQEQMEPFLKIAEEHLTDVLNDIDFLEIVREDLADFLCEDRTTFKLEECFKVFQKFCHKFKTAIEENEHRCLQEKKAEARCRQQKEQIAAKRQSSGATDQCCGSTFGSESDNHIMFQDIQNNVSQNEFGQQFKVEKTKLDHSSEVKSQSNSLSAEEKYKSSPRVIQHRIGSITSIINGQSNVNNGELFNVTPTGSLRRRRNYLSSEDQNDELIDYLKHTSDLQDKNCKFVRNVDGGSLDRSLLRIPGRRRRRNLLAVDFNERERSTSLISQTMERTMDVSEDITEVKPKQWTRKTEDWLQVNEKEEKNVMKLDDQMLFESDKQQKQEERELDTLFYDLRTTDEGSRSSSLGTLREAKTDSEIYTRKLKNAMPNTDTERVMETVEGVQVKNKSRWRKNNMKVAYSCESVDDDHHRCHNQKSMNSLNGFKSSLSKDNSWDNDTLTLYVRKSSADSKLSKSIITSSHSNLDATMDSKLEISTQPNTSTVFDRNKEINSSNITKKDSEAVKCGSATEWSSEIQNLAPNGQTQQKVANGEAVSLPKPYIQYNITSSKQFIKPSSFTNLEFGNEKSLTSPNVIPPVSKIPVPPQKTRLYKSMMESFIRSTPFEGVKSVEDFEIIYNSKHYLTVQEGSLFKKQASADVKSTVGKQAKAAQRSQFLESNHEQTVENRGSLPQDELDGLKGEGSFDRFSLIRKTTRRTRPNQEKNGNEKVKQSTRCYDPGKGLQLVTSQCNDKVKQSTRCYDPGKGLQLVTSQCNDKVKQSTRCYDPGKGLQLVTSQCNEKVKQSTRCYDSGKGLQLVTSQCNEKVKQSTRCYDPGKGLQLVTSQCNDKVKQSTRCYDSSKGLQLVTSQCNEKVKQSTRCYDSGKGLQLVTSQCNEKVKQSTRCYDSGKGLQLVTSQCNDKVKQSTRCYDSGKGLQLVTSQCNDKVKQSTRCYDSGKGLQLVTSQCNDKVKQSTRCYDSGKGLQLVTSQCNDKVKQSTRCYDSGKGLQLVTSQCNDKVKQSTRCYDPGKGLQLVTSQCNEKDFIKREMKDTGVARLEIQQLNHFSNLKPKPCNIEELDNKSRENNYRTPIKDEPASLDSKRKSISLRARLAKRWSSLTENFKKNPETGEQHSLPGDMLSGLTYSLSEETSTGRPNNINPNSPFHQNTKSFLVIPSENLDNKNQVDVHPHSNVIEIQTSVNKSADNALQSKTEYLLSDEKCSSEQSFNEKPLLAKVSFYSKRDHSALNSSQMFKKKNLEEHDHDEGFEETQSLMSETLSQDTSSPDTDSPRNLRQIVPHGLLEKPRNTCTQLEYKTLPNESTQQSLIGTPNNMGERKSHIGKHVESVKITSKTFQQSKNSRTRTESSLDEKEILLSARSSTRSYLTRIQRTANHSPAVSERRPPVQFQESNCKTNSRTGLRSSKNNFVVESTLLKTRTRNQEGSKRNFMRENTAITLTTTNMMKNLAKVRGLSDNYNISQSTPATPNIENKQLLGISSRELWSSGKTQSNSSVNRSNSQYNECSLSRRSLTLTRVTLKAASQENNQSSSNKQLLNSTSKEMNVCHSADVKNVVHQNDSVMKQNPFITRNGVVSGKHPTTQKGKQLSFMKATSLSSAKGKSGLTQKPEPEVQRVHIKASRISPSRTRMVTSTHRKQMK; this is translated from the exons GAGAATGAGCATCGTTGCCTGCAGGAGAAGAAAGCAGAAGCGAGATGCAGACAACAGAAGGAGCAAATAGCTGCAAAGAGGCAAAGTTCTGGAG CAACTGATCAGTGTTGTGGTTCCACGTTTGGAAGTGAAAGTGATAACCATATAATGTTCCAGGATATCCAAAATAATGTTTCACAGAATGAGTTTGGTCAGCAAttcaaagtagaaaaaacaaagtTGGATCATTCCTCAGAAGTCAAAAGTCAAAGCAATAGCTTATCAGCAGAAGAAAAGTACAAGAGTTCTCCAAGAGTGATTCAGCACCGTATTGGTTCTATTACATCAATAATTAATGGACAGAGTAATGTAAACAATGGAGAATTATTTAATGTCACTCCTACCGGAAGTCTACGGAGGAGGAGAAACTACCTCTCCTCTGAAGATCAGAACGATGAACTAATAGACTACTTGAAACATACATCTGACCTACAGGACAAAAACTGCAAATTTGTGAGAAATGTAGATGGTGGATCTTTAGATAGATCTTTACTTCGGATACCTGGAAGACGACGACGTCGGAATTTATTAGCTGTTGATTTTAACGAAAGAGAACGTTCAACATCCCTAATTTCTCAAACCATGGAAAGAACAATGGATGTTTCAGAGGACATCACAGAAGTGAAACCAAAGCAGTGGACAAGGAAAACTGAAGACTGGTtacaagtaaatgaaaaagaagagaaaaatgtGATGAAGCTGGATGACCAAATGTTGTTTGAAAGTGACAAACAACAAAAGCAAGAAGAAAGAGAGTTGGACACTTTGTTTTATGATCTAAGAACGACTGATGAAGGTAGCAGATCTTCAAGTCTAGGAACTCTTCGTGAAGCGAAGACTGATTCTGAAATATATACCAGAAAGCTTAAAAATGCAATGCCAAATACAGACACAGAAAGAGTTATGGAAACTGTAGAAGGTgttcaagtaaaaaataaatctcgatggagaaaaaataatatgaaagtgGCTTACAGCTGTGAGTCAGTAGACGATGACCATCATAGGTGCCATAATCAAAAGTCTATGAACTCCCTGAATGGTTTCAAGAGCAGTTTAAGTAAAGACAACAGTTGGGACAATGATACTCTTACGTTGTATGTTAGAAAATCATCAGCTGATTCCAAACTGAGTAAAAGCATCATAACATCTTCTCACTCCAATTTAGATGCCACTATGGATTCCAAGTTAGAAATCTCAACACAACCAAACACCTCAACTGTATttgacagaaacaaggaaatTAATTCATCTAACATTACTAAGAAAGACTCTGAAGCTGTGAAATGTGGGAGTGCCACAGAGTGGAGCAGTGAAATACAAAACCTTGCACCAAATGGTCAAACTCAACAGAAGGTTGCTAATGGAGAAGCTGTTAGCTTGCCCAAACCATACATACAATACAACATTACCTCAAGCAAACAGTTTATCAAACCATCATCCTTTACCAATCTGGAGTTTGGTAATGAGAAAAGCCTTACATCACCTAATGTAATTCCACCTGTCTCGAAAATTCCAGTTCCCCCCCAGAAAACCAGGCTTTATAAAAGCATGATGGAATCTTTCATCAGATCCACACCATTTGAAGGTGTGAAATCTGTAgaagattttgaaataatttataattctaaacATTACCTTACAGTTCAAGAGGGAAGTCTATTTAAGAAACAAGCCAGTGCTGATGTAAAGTCAACTGTAGGTAAACAAGCCAAGGCAGCCCAAAGATCACAGTTTTTAGAATCAAATCACGAACAAACAGTTGAAAATAGAGGCTCACTGCCACAAGATGAACTTGATGGATTGAAAGGTGAAGGAAGTTTTGATAGATTCTCTTTGATACGAAAAACCACAAGAAGAACTCGCCCAAATCAGGAGAAAAATGGAAATGAGAAAGTAAAGCAATCTACAAGGTGTTATGATCCAGGTAAAGGTTTACAACTGGTTACATCACAATGCAATGATAAAGTAAAGCAATCTACAAGGTGTTATGATCCAGGTAAAGGTTTGCAACTGGTTACATCACAATGCAATGATAAAGTAAAGCAATCTACAAGGTGTTATGATCCAGGTAAAGGTTTACAACTGGTTACATCACAATGCAATGAGAAAGTAAAGCAATCTACGAGGTGTTATGATTCAGGTAAAGGTTTACAACTGGTTACATCACAATGCAATGAGAAAGTAAAGCAATCTACGAGGTGTTATGATCCAGGTAAAGGTTTACAACTGGTTACATCACAATGCAATGACAAAGTAAAGCAATCTACAAGGTGTTATGATTCAAGTAAAGGTTTGCAACTGGTTACATCACAATGCAATGAGAAAGTAAAGCAATCTACGAGGTGTTATGATTCAGGTAAAGGTTTGCAACTGGTTACATCACAATGCAATGAGAAAGTAAAGCAATCTACGAGGTGTTATGATTCAGGTAAAGGTTTGCAACTGGTTACATCACAATGCAATGACAAAGTAAAGCAATCTACGAGGTGTTATGATTCAGGTAAAGGTTTACAACTGGTTACATCACAATGCAATGATAAAGTAAAGCAATCTACGAGGTGTTATGATTCAGGTAAAGGTTTACAACTGGTTACATCACAATGCAATGATAAAGTAAAGCAATCTACGAGGTGTTATGATTCAGGTAAAGGTTTACAACTGGTTACATCACAATGCAATGATAAAGTAAAGCAATCTACGAGGTGTTATGATTCAGGTAAAGGTTTGCAACTGGTTACATCACAATGCAATGACAAAGTAAAGCAATCTACGAGGTGTTATGATCCAGGTAAAGGTTTGCAACTGGTTACATCACAATGCAATGAGAAAGATTTTATTAAGCGAGAAATGAAAGACACAGGTGTGGCAAGGCTAGAAATCCAACAGTTGAATCACTTCAGTAATTTAAAACCTAAACCTTGTAACATTGAGGAACTTGATAACAagtcaagagaaaacaattacaGAACTCCAATAAAAGATGAACCAGCTTCTTTAGATAGTAAAAGGAAATCTATTTCACTTCGTGCCAGACTAGCCAAACGCTGGAGTTCCCTTACTGAAAACTTTAAGAAGAATCCTGAAACAGGAGAACAGCACTCTTTACCTGGAGATATGTTATCAGGACTTACTTACAGCTTAAGTGAGGAAACCTCCACAGGAAGACCAAATAATATCAACCCAAATTCACCATTTCACCAAAACACAAAATCATTTCTAGTAATCCCAAGTGAAAATCTAGATAACAAGAATCAGGTAGATGTGCATCCTCATTCAAATGTTATAGAGATTCAAACCTCTGTCAATAAATCAGCAGACAATGCATTACAATCAAAAACTGAATACTTGTTGTCTGATGAAAAGTGTTCAAGTGaacaaagttttaatgaaaagcCACTGCTGGCTAAAGTTTCTTTCTATTCAAAAAGAGATCATTCAGCTCTTAACTCTTcacaaatgtttaagaaaaagaaCCTGGAAGAACATGACCACGATGAAGGATTTGAAGAAACACAATCTCTTATGAGTGAGACCTTATCTCAAGATACCTCCTCACCAGACACTGACTCACCAAGGAATCTGAGACAAATAGTACCTCATGGTTTGTTGGAGAAACCACGAAATACATGCACGCAGcttgaatataaaacattaccaAATGAATCAACACAACAATCATTAATTGGAACTCCTAATAATATGGGTGAAAGAAAGTCCCACATTGGGAAGCACGTGGAATCTGTGAAAATAACTTCAAAGACTTTCCAGCAATCTAAAAACAGTCGAACAAGAACAGAGAGCAGTCTGGATGAAAAAGAGATTTTACTTTCTGCTAGAAGTTCGACCCGTAGTTACTTAACTAGAATTCAGAGAACTGCAAATCATTCACCAGCAGTCTCAGAAAGAAGACCTCCTGTCCAATTCCAGGAGTCAAACTGTAAAACCAATTCAAGAACTGGTCTCAGAAGttccaaaaataattttgtagtagAATCAACATTACTGAAAACTAGAACCAGAAACCAGGAAGGAAGCAAAAGAAATTTCATGAGAGAGAATACTGCCATTACACTGACCACCACCAACATGATGAAAAACCTGGCTAAAGTAAGGGGTCTTTCAGACAATTATAATATATCCCAGTCAACTCCTGCCACACCGAACATAGAAAACAAACAACTCCTAGGAATCTCTTCAAGAGAATTGTGGTCATCTGGGAAAACTCAATCCAATTCTTCAGTGAATAGATCAAATTCCCAGTACAATGAGTGTTCCCTGTCAAGAAGATCCTTAACCTTAACAAGAGTCACACTCAAAGCTGCTTCTCAAGAAAACAATCAAAGTAGTTCCAATAAACAACTTCTCAACAGTACATCAAAAGAAATGAATGTATGTCATTCAGCTGATGTGAAAAATGTGGTGCATCAAAATGATTCTGTCATGAAGCAGAATCCTTTCATCACCAGAAATGGTGTTGTCTCAGGGAAACATCCGACCACTCAGAAAGGAAAACAGCTTAGTTTTATGAAAGCTACATCACTATCTTCTGCAAAAGGAAAATCAGGACTTACTCAAAAACCTGAACCAGAAGTTCAAAGAGTGCACATCAAAGCATCTCGGATAAGTCCCTCAAGGACAAGAATGGTGACATCAACTCATAGGAAGCAGATGAAATGA